A region of Heliangelus exortis chromosome 4, bHelExo1.hap1, whole genome shotgun sequence DNA encodes the following proteins:
- the LOC139796276 gene encoding interleukin-8-like isoform X2 produces the protein MNGKLQAVLALLLISAALTQSGPVARMGTELRCQCIATHSKFIPPKAIQDVRLTQSGPHCKNVEVIATLKDGREVCLEPTAPWVQLIIKAILAK, from the exons ATGAACGGCAAACTTCAGGCTGTCCTGGCTCTTTTGCTGATTTCAGCGGCACTGACTCAAA GCGGGCCCGTGGCGCGGATGGGAACGGAGCTGCGGTGCCAGTGCATAGCCACTCATTCCAAGTTCATCCCTCCCAAAGCCATCCAGGATGTGAGGCTGACACAGAGCGGCCCCCACTGCAAGAACGTTGAAGTCAT AGCGACTCTGAAGGACGGCAGAGAGGTGTGCTTGGAGCCCACTGCTCCCTGGGTACAGCTGATCATAAAGGCAATTTTGGCCAAGTAA
- the LOC139796276 gene encoding interleukin-8-like isoform X1, with translation MNGKLQAVLALLLISAALTQSGPVARMGTELRCQCIATHSKFIPPKAIQDVRLTQSGPHCKNVEVIATLKDGREVCLEPTAPWVQLIIKAILAKAQLNSDSPL, from the exons ATGAACGGCAAACTTCAGGCTGTCCTGGCTCTTTTGCTGATTTCAGCGGCACTGACTCAAA GCGGGCCCGTGGCGCGGATGGGAACGGAGCTGCGGTGCCAGTGCATAGCCACTCATTCCAAGTTCATCCCTCCCAAAGCCATCCAGGATGTGAGGCTGACACAGAGCGGCCCCCACTGCAAGAACGTTGAAGTCAT AGCGACTCTGAAGGACGGCAGAGAGGTGTGCTTGGAGCCCACTGCTCCCTGGGTACAGCTGATCATAAAGGCAATTTTGGCCAA GGCTCAGCTCAACTCTGACTCTCCACTCTAA